In a single window of the Octopus sinensis linkage group LG1, ASM634580v1, whole genome shotgun sequence genome:
- the LOC115211658 gene encoding uncharacterized protein LOC115211658 produces MATILKAILGKVDRVKRATNSYIDDILVDETVMPATEVIGHLKSFGLIAKPPEAMERGAALGLKLWRDKAGVLVFRRGNEVPELGASMSRWELFSVCGKLVGHYLIAGWLQTACSFIKRRAEGVKWNDRVWEKTIDMIQEVLVRVGAENPVRGSWYVPKSKSGIVWCDASSIAIGVVLEVGGVMVEDAAWLRKTDDCNHINVAELDAVLKGVNLALKWGLHTIEIRTDSATVLGWVTAVITNERRVRTKGVAEMLVKH; encoded by the coding sequence atggcaacaattctcaaggcTATCCTGGGAaaggtggacagagtaaaaaggGCCACCAATTCGTACATCGATGACATTCTGGTGGATGAAACCGTAATGCCAGCAACGGAGGTCATAGGCCACCTGAAGAGTTTTGGACTGATCGCCAAGCCACCAGAGGCAATGGAGAGAGGTGCTGCACTGGGCCTCAAACTATGGAGAGACAAGGCCGGCGTGTTGGTGTTCCGGCGAGGGAATGAGGTCCCTGAACTGGGTGCCAGCATGAGTAGATGGgaactgttctctgtgtgtgggaaGCTGGTGGGACACTACTTGATTGCAGGATGGCTCCAGACAGCATGTAGCTTCATCAAGAGACGAGCCGAAGGAGTGAAGTGGAACGATAGAGTGTGGGAGAAGACGATCGACATGATACAGGAAGTCTTGGTCAGAGTAGGAGCAGAGAACCCAGTGAGGGGCAGTTGGTATGTTCCCAAATCAAAGAGCGGGATTGTATGGTGTGATGCCAGTAGCATCGCGATAGGGGTTGTCTTAGAAGTGGGAGGTGTCATGGTGGAAGATGCAGCCTGGCTCAGGAAGACGGATGACTGCAATCATATCAATGTGGCGGAGTTGGATGCCGTGTTGAAGGGGGTGAACCTAGCCTTGAAGTGGGGGTTGcacaccatagaaatcaggactgATTCGGCCACTGTACTTGGTTGGGTGACAGCAGTCATCACCAATGAGCGGAGGGTGCGAACCAAAGGGGTTGCAGAGATGCTGGTAAAGCATTGA